A window of the Aquimarina spinulae genome harbors these coding sequences:
- a CDS encoding autotransporter outer membrane beta-barrel domain-containing protein, with product MKKVATLIVSFIFIVSSQAQDSGFDAKTKGSFIANGSVNVYFTTRKRNDDKATAFTTRITPKVGYFVIDNLAVGLELGINTNKEKQDSDFGDIETTTNGFGIGPFARYYLENNIYFEGLIGIASSKTTSNGGLLGSTDIKSNIFGFRVGAGYAFFLGNHVAIEPSVSYSWEDVNPKGAPSNYKESLSSIFLGIGISAFF from the coding sequence ATGAAAAAAGTAGCCACATTAATCGTATCATTCATTTTTATAGTTTCATCCCAGGCACAAGACTCTGGATTTGACGCCAAAACAAAGGGGAGTTTTATTGCTAACGGAAGTGTTAATGTTTATTTCACTACCCGAAAAAGAAATGATGACAAAGCAACCGCATTTACTACCAGAATAACGCCAAAAGTTGGATATTTTGTAATCGATAATCTTGCCGTTGGTCTCGAATTAGGCATTAATACAAACAAAGAAAAGCAAGATTCAGATTTTGGAGATATAGAAACGACCACTAATGGTTTTGGTATAGGACCTTTTGCACGTTATTACCTAGAAAACAACATCTATTTCGAAGGTCTTATTGGTATAGCAAGTTCTAAAACAACTAGCAATGGAGGATTGCTTGGCTCAACAGATATAAAATCAAATATTTTTGGTTTTAGAGTTGGGGCTGGTTACGCTTTTTTCCTCGGAAATCATGTCGCCATCGAACCTAGTGTAAGCTATTCCTGGGAAGATGTCAATCCCAAAGGTGCACCATCGAATTACAAAGAAAGCTTGTCTTCTATTTTTCTGGGGATTGGTATTTCTGCTTTCTTTTAA
- a CDS encoding response regulator yields the protein MLFLTSSYLCWAQESVVNPTKVVFEEIIITSDDGLQAWENIDVFYEDEEGIIWSLIEDGLYRYNGYSAVNVTSFLSRFHNLDVGNQAGTRFLIDNDVIWYGERKGLYKINLEKRTSEKIFLEEPLHLPNWRNFILQLKSIADTLYVGTSNGIYIVDKKSNIVLKKYLTNGIDIHHRNSSHAVESFFVNAKNNIIWVALPDGFYKINIKNDHIEHYQIKDAPYIYPHNFHDIIRYDNVFLMPTHGLGMVEFNVETKQFSRFETKVHEKWSRADNVIRSAIPLSDSTLLVNVVNLGNALYNRHTKKYEWLETPEPMKDGVFLNLDRSGFVWASKRGRIFRSTQPVVKTTQHFKHSIDISSFVANNVLKSRPSIEGYSTIDLKEGERNVVLDFSISKPYVLDSIAYKYRLNSEKWIPIKTENVLSLFDLTAGKKNLTIQALDEDKNVLAVRELIFIVHQPFYQSIYFIGSCVLFLLIAIYLLGRYSMFKKTTKKLQELDKAKSKFFANISHEFRTPLTLISGPIQQQLKKEKLDPIERANFEMAQRNSHKLLSLVDQLLDLSKIETGNLKLKISQQDVISFIGSIADSFTYLATEKKINYLTYINKTQAITWFDKDIVEKVVVNLVSNAIKYTPNKGSMVCNATVKENELHFVVKNTGKGLTKEEEVKVFERFYQINENKEGIGIGLALVKELVSLHKGTISVESIPNEWTVFTVTLPIAKKSFSKKEFIDDSIAISRSEIGNSISEYKEEQAVEADKTNVDLPILLIVDDNDDIRSYVEHIFTKRYTIVKAKNGKEGIEQAIVYIPDIIISDIMMPVKDGVELCNALKSDERTSHIPIVLLTAKAGDENKLEGIKTGADDYITKPFHEGVLKERINKLIEVRKKLQSRYSQEVILRPKDVTITSVEEQFLSRMQKVLDENLVESSFSIELFSQALGMSRMQLHRKLKALTGLSASEFIRSQRLKLAAQLLKKSDINVSQVGYSVGFNDHAYFSKCFKEMYHCTPNEYSKKK from the coding sequence TTGTTATTTCTTACCTCTTCTTACTTATGTTGGGCTCAGGAATCTGTAGTAAATCCGACAAAAGTTGTATTTGAAGAAATAATTATCACTTCTGATGATGGGCTTCAGGCATGGGAAAATATTGATGTATTTTATGAAGATGAAGAAGGGATTATTTGGTCACTTATAGAAGATGGTTTATATCGGTATAATGGATATTCTGCTGTAAATGTGACTAGTTTTTTATCTCGTTTTCATAATCTGGATGTAGGGAATCAGGCTGGAACAAGGTTTTTGATTGATAATGATGTTATTTGGTATGGAGAACGTAAAGGATTGTATAAGATAAATCTAGAAAAACGTACTTCAGAAAAAATATTTTTAGAAGAACCGTTACATCTTCCTAATTGGCGAAATTTCATTTTACAATTGAAATCAATAGCCGATACATTATATGTAGGTACTTCTAATGGAATCTATATCGTAGATAAAAAATCGAATATTGTTTTAAAGAAGTATTTAACCAACGGGATTGATATTCATCATCGTAATAGCTCACATGCTGTAGAATCTTTTTTTGTAAACGCAAAAAATAATATCATTTGGGTGGCACTACCTGATGGTTTTTATAAAATTAACATCAAAAACGATCACATAGAGCATTACCAGATTAAAGATGCCCCTTATATCTATCCTCATAATTTTCATGATATTATACGCTATGATAATGTATTTTTAATGCCTACTCATGGTTTAGGAATGGTAGAGTTTAATGTAGAAACCAAGCAGTTTTCACGTTTTGAAACCAAAGTACATGAGAAATGGAGTCGTGCTGATAATGTTATTCGATCTGCAATTCCCTTAAGCGATAGTACTTTATTGGTTAATGTAGTTAATTTGGGAAATGCACTTTACAATAGGCATACAAAAAAATATGAGTGGTTAGAAACACCAGAACCTATGAAAGATGGTGTTTTCTTAAACTTAGATAGAAGCGGATTTGTATGGGCATCGAAACGAGGAAGAATATTTCGTTCTACCCAGCCTGTGGTTAAAACCACTCAGCATTTTAAACATAGCATTGATATAAGCAGTTTTGTGGCTAATAATGTTTTAAAAAGCAGGCCTTCTATCGAGGGTTATTCTACTATAGATCTTAAAGAAGGAGAACGAAATGTAGTATTAGATTTTTCTATTTCTAAGCCTTATGTTTTAGATTCTATAGCGTATAAATACCGATTAAATTCGGAAAAATGGATTCCTATAAAAACAGAAAATGTGCTAAGTCTTTTTGATCTGACTGCTGGCAAAAAGAATTTAACCATTCAAGCACTTGATGAAGATAAAAATGTGTTAGCAGTACGAGAATTAATATTCATTGTTCATCAACCTTTTTATCAATCTATATATTTTATCGGTAGTTGTGTTCTTTTTCTCTTAATAGCAATATATTTATTAGGAAGGTATAGTATGTTTAAAAAAACTACCAAAAAATTACAAGAACTAGATAAAGCAAAATCTAAATTTTTCGCTAATATTTCTCATGAATTTCGTACGCCTCTTACCTTAATTTCGGGACCTATTCAACAGCAACTTAAAAAAGAAAAACTTGATCCGATTGAACGTGCCAATTTTGAAATGGCGCAACGCAACTCACATAAGTTACTTTCTCTGGTAGATCAACTTTTAGACCTTTCGAAAATAGAAACAGGAAATTTAAAGCTTAAGATAAGTCAACAAGATGTAATCTCTTTTATAGGGAGTATAGCCGATAGTTTTACATATTTGGCCACAGAAAAAAAGATTAACTACCTCACGTATATAAATAAAACCCAGGCTATAACATGGTTTGATAAGGATATAGTAGAAAAGGTAGTTGTAAATCTGGTATCTAATGCCATAAAGTATACACCAAACAAGGGATCTATGGTATGCAATGCTACGGTAAAAGAAAATGAATTACACTTTGTGGTAAAGAATACAGGTAAAGGGCTTACCAAAGAAGAAGAAGTCAAAGTTTTTGAACGATTTTATCAGATTAACGAAAACAAAGAAGGAATTGGTATTGGTTTGGCTTTGGTAAAGGAATTGGTCTCGTTGCATAAAGGAACTATAAGTGTAGAAAGCATTCCTAATGAATGGACAGTCTTCACTGTAACATTACCTATTGCTAAAAAATCTTTTTCTAAAAAAGAATTTATAGATGATTCTATTGCTATTTCCAGAAGTGAAATAGGTAACTCTATTAGTGAATATAAAGAAGAACAAGCTGTAGAAGCCGATAAAACAAATGTAGATTTACCCATTTTGCTCATTGTAGATGATAATGATGATATTCGAAGTTATGTAGAGCATATATTTACAAAACGTTATACCATCGTAAAAGCCAAAAATGGAAAGGAAGGGATTGAACAAGCCATAGTGTATATCCCAGATATTATTATTAGTGATATTATGATGCCAGTAAAAGATGGTGTTGAGCTATGTAATGCATTAAAAAGTGATGAGCGTACTAGTCATATCCCTATTGTTCTATTAACTGCAAAAGCAGGAGATGAAAACAAATTAGAAGGCATAAAGACAGGTGCAGATGATTATATCACTAAACCATTTCATGAAGGCGTACTAAAAGAACGTATAAACAAACTGATAGAAGTTCGCAAAAAATTACAATCGCGATACAGTCAGGAAGTTATTTTAAGACCAAAAGATGTAACTATAACCTCTGTAGAGGAGCAATTTTTAAGCCGTATGCAAAAGGTATTGGACGAAAATTTGGTAGAATCTTCTTTTTCGATAGAACTGTTTAGTCAGGCATTAGGTATGAGTCGTATGCAACTGCACAGAAAGTTGAAAGCATTAACAGGGTTGTCTGCTTCAGAATTTATTCGATCTCAACGCCTAAAATTAGCGGCACAATTACTTAAAAAATCCGATATTAATGTATCTCAAGTAGGATATAGTGTTGGTTTTAATGATCATGCATATTTTAGTAAGTGTTTTAAAGAAATGTATCATTGTACACCTAATGAGTACAGTAAGAAAAAATAA
- a CDS encoding hydroxymethylglutaryl-CoA lyase, which produces MTENVKIIECPRDAMQGIKEFIPTEKKVQYIQSLLRCGFDTIDFGSFVSPKAIPQMVDTAEVLSQLDLSDTRSKLLAIIANVRGANDAVQHEAINYLGYPFSISENFQMRNTHKTIAESVATLQEILHIADKANKEVVAYLSMGFGNPYGDPWSVEIVGEWTEKLSKMGVKILSLSDTVGTSSPEIIDYLFSNLIPAYPEIEFGAHLHTTPTTWFEKVDSAYKAGCRRFDGAIQGFGGCPMAKDELTGNMPTERMISYFTTVNAETNIKTLSFESSHNEATKIFSLYH; this is translated from the coding sequence ATGACCGAAAACGTAAAAATTATTGAATGCCCTCGAGATGCTATGCAGGGTATAAAAGAATTCATTCCTACCGAAAAAAAAGTTCAGTATATTCAGTCATTGTTACGGTGTGGTTTTGATACCATAGATTTTGGGAGTTTTGTTTCACCAAAAGCAATACCGCAAATGGTAGATACTGCAGAGGTTTTGTCGCAATTAGATCTTTCTGATACCAGAAGTAAATTGTTGGCAATTATTGCTAATGTTCGCGGTGCTAATGATGCAGTACAACATGAAGCAATCAATTATTTGGGATATCCTTTCTCGATTTCAGAAAATTTCCAAATGAGAAATACACATAAAACTATTGCAGAATCTGTAGCTACATTACAAGAAATATTACACATCGCAGATAAAGCAAATAAAGAAGTGGTGGCTTATCTTTCTATGGGGTTTGGTAATCCTTATGGAGATCCATGGAGTGTAGAAATAGTAGGAGAGTGGACCGAGAAATTAAGCAAGATGGGGGTGAAGATTCTTTCATTATCAGATACTGTTGGTACTTCTTCACCAGAAATTATTGATTACTTGTTTTCGAATTTAATTCCGGCTTATCCAGAAATTGAATTTGGAGCGCATTTGCATACTACACCAACAACCTGGTTTGAGAAAGTAGATTCTGCATATAAAGCAGGATGCAGACGTTTTGATGGAGCTATTCAAGGATTTGGAGGATGCCCAATGGCAAAAGATGAATTGACTGGTAATATGCCTACAGAACGTATGATCTCATATTTTACAACGGTGAATGCCGAAACGAATATCAAAACGCTAAGTTTTGAATCTTCGCATAACGAGGCTACCAAAATATTTTCGTTGTATCATTAG